The Pseudooceanicola aestuarii genomic sequence GTGGCGCGCTGGCGGTTGGTAAAGGGGCGCAGCGGCCCGATATGCGGGATCATGTCCATCCCGGGCCGCGCTTTTCTGTGCCGCACCGGTTCGCGCCGGGCGGGCAGCGGGGAAAGAGGATATGCCAGCGTCTGCTTTATCCCCCCGACACGTGAGAAAGACGTCAAGATCCTTGTGCCCGCCCTGCCAAACGGCCACAGATCCCGCCTCCGCGCGGCGCCCTCGCTTGCAGAATACGGCGCGAAGCCCTATATAATAGGGGAAAGCAGCGGCCATATTCCGGCCCTGACCGATCAGATTTACGGAGGATGTTATGGAAAAAGACGACGACATCCCGTTCACGCCGATCCCCGTGACCGGTCGGACCGGGCCGCGGCCTGGATATTGACCAGCTTGCGTTCGGCGGCACTTGCGCCGCCCTCGGAATAGGCCTTGATCAGGGTCAGGGCCAGTTTGCCGAATTCGAACGCCTGTAGGCGCATCCGCAAGTAATCTTCGTACATCGGGACACGGCGATCCTGCGGCAGGGCCAGATAGCGCTCTCCGCGCATGTCCTCGGCCATGGCCTGCACCGATTTGATCTGGCTGTAATAGCCCACGATCGGGTCGATGGTCTGGCGCGGCAGGACCTCCAGCCGGGTGGTCACGGCGTCGTAGATATGGTCGTGCCGCTCGGCCGGGACGAAAGGCACGAAATCCGCATCGCCGCGCATCCGGGCCAGCACCGCATCGCCATCGCCATCGCCCTGCCACAGGGTTTCCAGAGTGTTGCCGATCTCCGCATAGAGCGCCTTGTGCGTGTCGCGCAGACGCTCTGCCTTGTCGCGGCTGCGGGCCAGTTCGCCGAAGATCGCGGTGGTCAGCCAGCCGGAGGCAATGAACAACCCCGCGATTACCGCCTGCCAGATCCGTTCCTCCACCGTCACCACCTGCGAGGCAAGCCAGAGCGCGCCGCCCAGGAAAACCGCCATCGGCACGGCGATCAGGATGAAAAACCGGAAAAAGACGCGGCGCACCACCGCCGCCTCCCGGCTGAGGACGAAGGCCACGACCAGAACGGCGGCCGCGACCGCCGCGACCGCCCAAAGCCCGATATGTGGCACCGCGCCCATCAGCGCCTTATTCGAATTCCATGATCACGTCGTCCACGGCCAGGCTGTCGCCCGCGCCCGCGTTGATCTTCGTGACCACGGCCTTCTTCTCGGCGCGCAGGATGTTCTCCATCTTCATCGCCTCGATCGTGCACAGGGCCTGACCCTCCTGGACCTCCTGGCCGACCTCTACATCGACCTTCACCACCAGCCCCGGCATCGGGCACAGCAGCATCTTGGACGTATCGGGCGGCAGGCGTTCGGGCATCAGCGCGGCCAGTTCGGCCTGACGTGGGTTGCGCACATGAACCTTCAGATCGGCGCCCCGGTGACGGATACGGAACCCGCCGGACACCTTGCCGACCTTCAGCACCAGCGCGGCACCGTCGATCTGCATTTCCGCCAGTTGATCGCCGGGGGTCCAGCTGCCTTCCACCCGGCGGGTCATCCCGTCGGAGAACCGCATCGTGGCCCCCTCGCGGTCGGCGTCGACCTTCAGGTCGAACCGCGCGCCCTGCAAGGTGACCACCCAATCCTTGCCGACCTTGCGTTCGTGATTGTCCATCCGGCCCGAGACGCGGGTGCGGCGGATTTCGCTGACCCGGTTCATGGCGGCACAGGCGGCGGCGATACGGCGCAGCGTGTCTTCGGGCAGGGAGACGCCGTCGAACCCGTCGGGATATTCCTCGCCGATAAAGGCGGTGGTCATCTCCCCCGAGACGAATTTCGGGTGATCCATCACGGCGGCAAGGAAAGGCAGGTTGTGGCCGATCCCCTCCACCTCGAACTTGTCCAGCGCCACGCGCATCGCCTCGATCGCCTCGGCGCGGGTGGGGGCCCAGGTGCACAGCTTGGCAATCATCGGGTCATAATACATCGAGATCTCGCCGCCCTCGAAGACACCGGTATCGTTGCGCACGGCGGTCACGTCCACGGGGGCCTGCCCCTGCCACTTGTCATTGGCCTGCAACGGCCCGGCCGCGACTTCCTGCGGCGGGCGATAGCGGGTCAGCCGCCCGATGGAGGGCAGGAAGTTGCGATAGGGATCTTCGGCATAAAGCCGGTTCTCGATCGCCCAGCCCGTCAGTTGCACATCGTCCTGGGTGATGCTCAGCGCCTCGCCATTGGCCACGCGGATCATCTGTTCCACCAGATCCACGCCGGTGATCAACTCTGTCACCGGGTGCTCCACCTGGAGGCGGGTGTTCATTTCCAGGAAATAGAAATTCTTCTCGCCATCGACGATGAACTCCACCGTGCCGGCGCTGGTGTAGCCCACCGCCTGCGCCAGGGCGACGGCCTGATCGCCCATGGCGCGGCGCGTCTCTTCGTCCAGGAAGGGGCTGGGCGCCTCCTCCACCACCTTCTGGTTGCGGCGCTGGATCGAACATTCCCGCTCCCCCAGATAGATGCCATTGCCATGGGCGTCGCACAGCACCTGGATCTCGATATGGCGCGGCTGGGTGACGAATTTCTCGATGAAGATCCGGTCATCGCCAAAGGAATTCGCCGCCTCGTTCCTGGAGGACTGGAACCCTTCGCGGGCCTCCTCGTCGTTCCAGGCGATGCGCATCCCCTTGCCACCGCCACCGGCGGAGGCCTTGATCATCACCGGATAGCCGATCTCTCCCGAGATCTTCACCGCCTCCTCCGCGTCCTCGATCAGGCCCATGTAGCCCGGCACGGTAGAGACCCCGGCTTCCTGCGCGATCTTCTTGGAGGTGATCTTGTCGCCCATCGCCTCGATCGCCTTGACCGGCGGGCCGACGAAGGCCACGCCCTCGGCATCCAGCGCCTGGGCGAATTTCGCGTTCTCCGACAGGAAACCATAGCCGGGATGGACCGCCTGCGCCCCGGAGGCGCGGATCGCCTCCATCACCTTGTCGATGACGATGTAGGATTGGTTGGCCGGGGGCGGGCCGATGTGGATCGCCTCGTCCGCCATTTCCACATGCAGGGCGTTTCGGTCGGCGTCGGAATAGATCGCGACGGTGGCGATGCCCATCTTGCGCGCCGTCTTGATGACACGGCAGGCGATTTCGCCCCGGTTGGCGATCAGGATCTTGTTGAACATCAGGTCTCTTCCCGGTTGGTGGACCGGCCCCGCAAGGCCAGCCTGTGACAAAGAAAAACCCCCGCCGCGCCAAAGGCACCGCGAGGGTCGCATTCATGTTGGTCCCGCCCGCAAACGCGGGCGAGGATCAGTTGGGCCGGATCAGCACTTGCCGGGGTTGGTCTGGCAATAGGCGACGTTTGCGCCCGCGCCGATAAGGGCGCCCGTGCCGACATTCCCGCCGGTGACAGCCGCGCCGCCCACACCGGCCGCGCCGCCATAAAGGGCCTGTTCGCCCAGGGTGTCACCGCAGGCGGCCAGCCCGGTAAAGAGCGCCGCTGCCAGAATCCAGCTTTTCTTGAACATGTGTTCGATCCTCGTGATTGAATTCGCCTATTCCGCTCAACCCCGGTAACGCAGCATTGTTCCGGAAAAAGCACGGAAAACCTGCCGTGAAAACCGCGAGACCGCAAGCCGGACGCGTGCACGCCGACCACCCCGGCGGAGAGGCGGAAAAAGGCGGGCGGCCGGTGATTGGGGACCCCGGGCCGCCCGTAAGGGGAAGGGTAACGGTGCAGGGAGGCCGTTTCGCCGCAAACGGCGGGGAAATGCCCCCCTTCAGCGACCCTGAGACCGGCACGGCGCTGCGCATAGCCCCCGCGAGAGACCACGCGGCTTTGGGCCGAAACCCGCCCAAGCGTCAGAAAGCTCGGCAAGATCACGCCCAAAACTTGCCTGCCATTGCATCAGGAAAGGACTGCCGCGCCGCCGCCTCGTCAATGCGCAGCAGCGCGTCGTAACTGGCGGGATCAAACGGGTCTTCGGCGGGCAGGACCTCGCGGCCGAACAGCCAGCTCAGCCGCCCGGCATCCAGGTTGCCGCGCTCAAAGGGATCTGAGCCGAAATGCTGCCACAATGCGGCGAGAAAGGCTTCGTCCGCGCGCTTGTCCGCCGGCCGGCGGTCGCGGTAGCGCTCCCGCTCGGTCAGGGGGGTGATGCCGCGCGGATTGGCGCGGCGGATGGTGAACTGGAAATCCGTGCCCGGCATCCGGCCGGGAAAGCCGCGATGTTTCAGCATGTGCTCCCCTCCAAGGTGAGGGGGCGGGTGGGGACCGGCCCGCGAGCCGATCCCGTTGCGCCGGCGCGCTTACTTGTACTTGCCGGTATAGACGGGCTCGACCGAAATGGGCTCGGGCTCGACCACGACATATTCTTCCTGCTGCTGCTTGGCGCAGGCGGCCAGGGACGCGACAACGCCAAGGGCCATGACAAACTTGATGCTCGTTGACATCTTCTACTCCTGTAAGAACTGCCTCGCCGGTTCGGCGTTATTGGCCCACCGGCAAGGGCGGGCGAGGTAAAGGCCGCTTGGGTGCAACCTTGCCAGACCATAGCGCAAATGCCGGCGCTGGCATATCCATGCCGTATCGCACGGGCCGTTTGTGGCGGGAAAGCATCAAACCGCGCGGTCGGCACGGCGGTGTTCGCAAGATGTTGTGGGATCATCAGTACCCCTCCCAGATGCAGGCCCCGTCTTCCAGGCGGAAGGCCTCGAAATATTGCGTGACGTCAGGGTCGGACACGCCGAAGTCCAGTGCCTGCCCCGCCAGCGAGATCACCGCCTGTTCGGCCGTGGCCGCCCGGGCGTCGGGCAGAACCTGCGTGTCGCACAGCGCCTGAAAGTCCAGCGCCACGGCGTCGAACCCGGCGTCGCGCAGCCCCTCCGCGACATAGCGATAGCGCAACCAGACCGCGCCGCCCGGCTGTTCCTCCACCCGCACCTCGTGCAGGTAGAGTTCCAGCCCCGAAGGGACATCGACCACCGGCCCCGCAGGGTCCGCGGCAACCAGCGGAGTGGCCAGCCCGCCAGAGAGCAGCGCCATCAGCGCCACCGGGATCATGACGAAGAACAAGGCGCCGCGATCAGACATGGCGCTGCCGTCCCGCATGGGCCAGCCAGCGCGCGTGATGGGCGGGGCTGGACATCAGCGCCGCCAGTCGCGCCGCCGCCGCCGGATCGCGCCGGATGATCCGACCCCCGGCCCGCAAGGCCAGCCCGGCATCGTCGGACGTGACCTCCAC encodes the following:
- a CDS encoding acetyl-CoA carboxylase biotin carboxylase subunit, yielding MFNKILIANRGEIACRVIKTARKMGIATVAIYSDADRNALHVEMADEAIHIGPPPANQSYIVIDKVMEAIRASGAQAVHPGYGFLSENAKFAQALDAEGVAFVGPPVKAIEAMGDKITSKKIAQEAGVSTVPGYMGLIEDAEEAVKISGEIGYPVMIKASAGGGGKGMRIAWNDEEAREGFQSSRNEAANSFGDDRIFIEKFVTQPRHIEIQVLCDAHGNGIYLGERECSIQRRNQKVVEEAPSPFLDEETRRAMGDQAVALAQAVGYTSAGTVEFIVDGEKNFYFLEMNTRLQVEHPVTELITGVDLVEQMIRVANGEALSITQDDVQLTGWAIENRLYAEDPYRNFLPSIGRLTRYRPPQEVAAGPLQANDKWQGQAPVDVTAVRNDTGVFEGGEISMYYDPMIAKLCTWAPTRAEAIEAMRVALDKFEVEGIGHNLPFLAAVMDHPKFVSGEMTTAFIGEEYPDGFDGVSLPEDTLRRIAAACAAMNRVSEIRRTRVSGRMDNHERKVGKDWVVTLQGARFDLKVDADREGATMRFSDGMTRRVEGSWTPGDQLAEMQIDGAALVLKVGKVSGGFRIRHRGADLKVHVRNPRQAELAALMPERLPPDTSKMLLCPMPGLVVKVDVEVGQEVQEGQALCTIEAMKMENILRAEKKAVVTKINAGAGDSLAVDDVIMEFE
- a CDS encoding DUF6497 family protein, which translates into the protein MSDRGALFFVMIPVALMALLSGGLATPLVAADPAGPVVDVPSGLELYLHEVRVEEQPGGAVWLRYRYVAEGLRDAGFDAVALDFQALCDTQVLPDARAATAEQAVISLAGQALDFGVSDPDVTQYFEAFRLEDGACIWEGY